One region of Victivallis lenta genomic DNA includes:
- a CDS encoding (Fe-S)-binding protein, whose translation MNIDSFAEVISACRFCFMCRHLSAVGQAGCREADTPRGRALIADTVRMHPEKISDADFVDAVYRSDLSGANRFHCDGCHDGRGYDEIGLQLALRRDIVEAGAEPERVKKLADELEATAEWKTEGSGDVLYFVDRYTKEIPAVAQSFAKLAARGRIAYRTVTGGCIGKALGVLGYAARSKAVAEKFAAFVNGLGAKALVVSNPAAYDALVNDYGKYGIGLKVKVMHSSEFIAGLKLDFRQCGEAVCCLESDYLKNYVKNYPYPAELLKQLGVVCKPFGTNDEESYTAGEGAVVLPLLNPQLAKLLAGQVAARAGEELSVTASPYTRRVLAGAGLNVLTLEELAAKSL comes from the coding sequence ATGAATATCGATTCGTTTGCCGAAGTCATTTCCGCCTGCCGGTTCTGCTTCATGTGCCGTCATCTGTCGGCGGTCGGGCAGGCCGGCTGCCGCGAAGCGGATACGCCGCGCGGCCGGGCGCTGATCGCGGACACGGTCCGCATGCATCCGGAAAAAATTTCTGACGCCGATTTCGTCGATGCCGTCTACCGCTCCGACCTCTCCGGCGCGAACCGCTTTCACTGCGACGGCTGCCATGACGGCAGAGGGTACGACGAAATCGGCCTTCAGCTGGCGCTCCGGCGCGACATCGTCGAAGCCGGAGCCGAGCCGGAGCGTGTGAAAAAGCTGGCCGATGAGCTCGAGGCGACTGCCGAATGGAAAACCGAAGGCTCCGGCGACGTGCTCTATTTCGTCGACCGTTATACGAAAGAGATTCCGGCTGTCGCGCAGAGTTTTGCAAAGCTCGCGGCAAGGGGACGCATCGCGTACCGCACGGTCACCGGCGGCTGCATCGGCAAGGCGCTCGGCGTGCTCGGCTATGCGGCGCGCTCGAAGGCGGTTGCGGAAAAGTTCGCGGCATTCGTGAACGGGCTCGGCGCAAAGGCGCTTGTGGTTTCGAATCCGGCTGCGTATGATGCACTGGTCAACGATTACGGAAAGTACGGCATCGGCCTGAAGGTGAAGGTCATGCACAGCTCCGAATTCATCGCGGGGCTGAAGCTGGATTTCAGGCAATGCGGCGAGGCGGTCTGCTGTCTGGAGAGCGACTACCTGAAGAACTATGTGAAAAACTACCCGTATCCGGCCGAACTTCTGAAGCAGCTCGGCGTCGTCTGCAAGCCGTTCGGGACGAACGATGAAGAATCTTATACGGCGGGGGAGGGCGCGGTCGTGCTGCCGCTGTTGAATCCGCAGCTTGCGAAACTGCTGGCCGGTCAGGTCGCGGCCCGCGCCGGGGAGGAGTTGTCGGTCACGGCGTCGCCGTACACGCGGCGCGTCCTTGCCGGGGCGGGGCTGAACGTGCTGACGCTCGAAGAACTTGCGGCGAAGTCGCTGTAA
- a CDS encoding FAD-binding oxidoreductase: MQLARDNYMYQMVRCELMDAVGAEFVNSGAADALGHSIDYYWIPEMWHDRGREPQRPDFVVHPGSAGEVAKVMKIANQYGIPVTPWGGGSGSQGGALPVYGGIVLDMKRMNRVVEIDTRTLSVTCETGINAQHLEWAVEKAGYSTMHFPASIACATIGGFLAHRGTGVLSTKYGKIEDMVMSLEVVTPTGEIINTLPVPRHASGPDLMMLFLGSEGTLGVMTKVTLKIHPIPEARKFHAFLFPDMHSAMTAGAGLMHSRLQPCAIRLYDGPETARLIRRVLGIDREGAYLVFGFDGPEKIVDLQMERACEICRAAGPKEDLGSESGEAWWKNRYKFFYPPYMFHMPQAFGTLDTVATFSRIENVYWAMKETVEENFPEATFIGHFSHWYDWGCMLYARFIFEQAPEDPAEAAALYNRVWDLAIRAAIREGGVINEHHGVGLKLGRLMKELYGPAMHVLEDIKKQLDPNNIMNPGKMGFRGV; the protein is encoded by the coding sequence ATGCAACTTGCCAGAGACAACTACATGTACCAGATGGTCCGCTGCGAACTCATGGACGCGGTCGGAGCGGAATTCGTGAATTCCGGGGCGGCGGACGCCCTCGGACACTCGATCGACTACTACTGGATTCCGGAGATGTGGCACGACCGCGGGCGCGAGCCGCAGAGGCCCGACTTCGTGGTTCATCCCGGTTCGGCCGGAGAGGTCGCCAAGGTCATGAAGATCGCGAACCAGTATGGAATCCCGGTCACCCCGTGGGGCGGCGGTTCCGGCTCCCAGGGCGGCGCGCTGCCGGTCTACGGCGGCATCGTCCTCGACATGAAACGCATGAACAGGGTCGTCGAAATCGATACGCGCACACTCTCCGTCACCTGCGAAACCGGCATCAATGCGCAGCATCTCGAATGGGCGGTTGAAAAGGCCGGCTACTCGACGATGCATTTCCCCGCCTCCATCGCCTGCGCGACCATCGGCGGATTCCTCGCGCACCGCGGCACGGGTGTGCTCTCGACCAAGTACGGCAAGATCGAAGACATGGTCATGTCGCTCGAGGTCGTGACGCCGACCGGGGAGATCATCAATACGCTGCCGGTTCCGCGTCATGCGTCCGGCCCGGATCTCATGATGCTGTTCCTCGGCAGCGAGGGCACGCTCGGCGTGATGACGAAAGTCACTCTGAAAATCCACCCGATTCCGGAGGCGCGGAAATTTCACGCGTTCCTCTTCCCCGACATGCATTCGGCGATGACCGCCGGAGCGGGGCTTATGCACAGCCGGCTTCAGCCCTGCGCGATCCGTCTCTACGACGGCCCCGAGACCGCCCGCCTCATCAGGCGTGTGCTCGGCATCGACCGCGAGGGGGCGTACCTCGTCTTCGGCTTCGACGGCCCGGAGAAGATCGTGGATCTCCAGATGGAGCGCGCCTGCGAAATCTGCCGCGCGGCCGGGCCGAAGGAGGACCTCGGTTCCGAGTCGGGCGAAGCATGGTGGAAAAACCGCTACAAATTTTTCTATCCTCCCTACATGTTCCATATGCCGCAGGCGTTCGGCACGCTCGACACGGTTGCCACCTTCAGCAGGATCGAGAATGTCTACTGGGCGATGAAAGAGACGGTCGAGGAGAATTTTCCGGAGGCGACGTTCATCGGGCACTTCTCGCACTGGTACGACTGGGGCTGCATGCTCTATGCGCGCTTCATCTTCGAACAGGCGCCGGAGGACCCGGCCGAGGCGGCCGCACTCTATAACCGGGTATGGGATCTTGCGATCCGCGCGGCGATCCGCGAAGGCGGCGTGATCAACGAGCACCACGGCGTCGGCCTGAAGCTCGGACGGCTGATGAAAGAGCTCTACGGTCCCGCGATGCATGTGCTCGAGGACATCAAGAAACAGCTTGACCCCAACAATATCATGAACCCCGGCAAGATGGGTTTCAGAGGAGTTTAA
- a CDS encoding amidohydrolase family protein, which yields MKIIDAHIHYAGWDGFNETAAESGQVNTVEGVADNFRKNGVVMAVAMGAGRDGGDPAVCRPMTPNLAGNTTPEHYGQPDYIAYCAGVDSGAITPENTTRSLEEFERYLQTPQCVGLKFYPGYHHLYLSDPRHYPFFELAAACDVPVVIHTGDTAGTRGHVKYAHPLTVDEVAVDFPKTRFVLAHYGNPWIVDATEVAAKNENVSIDLSGLAAGTIDAAVFLKQFRGYLEHMRVWMDYLGDWSRFLYGSDYPLVNIGEYIKVIRAIVPEEHHEAVFCNNALRVFPKLKPLLKAEEEK from the coding sequence ATGAAGATCATCGATGCACATATTCATTACGCGGGCTGGGACGGGTTCAACGAAACCGCCGCGGAGTCCGGGCAGGTCAACACCGTCGAAGGCGTGGCCGATAATTTCAGGAAGAACGGCGTGGTCATGGCCGTCGCCATGGGGGCCGGCCGGGACGGCGGAGATCCCGCCGTCTGCCGCCCGATGACACCGAATCTGGCCGGAAACACAACGCCGGAGCATTACGGGCAGCCGGACTATATCGCCTACTGCGCCGGAGTCGATTCCGGAGCGATCACGCCGGAAAACACGACACGGTCGCTTGAAGAGTTCGAACGGTATTTGCAGACCCCGCAGTGCGTCGGGCTCAAATTCTACCCGGGGTACCACCATCTTTATTTGTCGGACCCGCGCCATTACCCGTTCTTCGAGCTGGCGGCAGCCTGCGATGTGCCGGTCGTCATCCACACCGGGGACACGGCCGGCACCCGCGGGCATGTCAAGTACGCGCACCCGCTCACGGTGGACGAAGTTGCGGTCGACTTCCCGAAAACCCGCTTCGTGCTCGCCCATTACGGGAATCCGTGGATCGTCGACGCGACCGAAGTCGCGGCCAAGAACGAGAACGTTTCGATCGACCTCTCCGGACTGGCGGCCGGAACCATCGACGCCGCCGTATTCCTGAAACAGTTCCGCGGCTATCTCGAACATATGAGAGTCTGGATGGATTACCTCGGCGACTGGAGCCGTTTTCTGTACGGTTCGGATTATCCGCTGGTCAACATCGGCGAATACATCAAGGTCATCCGCGCAATCGTGCCGGAAGAGCATCACGAAGCGGTATTCTGCAATAATGCGCTGCGGGTTTTCCCGAAACTGAAACCGCTGCTGAAAGCGGAGGAGGAGAAATGA
- a CDS encoding MATE family efflux transporter: MAGAGNKYQIDMCRGPLFGKIVLFSVPLMLSGILQLLFNAADLVVIGRFAPHEAIAAVGATSSLTGLIINVFIGLSIGTNVLVANYYGAKERRNVSRTVHTAILTAIIGGIFLTGAGVVLARPLLTLMGTPDNVLDKACLYMWVYFSGMPFIMLYNFGSAIMRAVGDTRRPLYFLLFAGIVNVALNLFFVLVFHMDVAGVALATVIAQGIAAWLVLRCLGQARDACRLRRRNLRIDPVILKRMLWIGLPAGIQGMFFSISNITIQSSVNSFGSLAMAGNTATSSLEGFVYIGSNAFHQTVVSFVGQNLGGGRYDRIRRSILYCMACSSVVCLVMGFGFLLDGRRLLAVYNSNPEVIAWGMLRMKVLFTTYFLCGMMDVVSGALRGLGHSVMPAVITLIGVCVLRVVWVCTVFPLHPTMGNLMLSYPITWAVTAAANGLYLYWVCRRLSRPEYGVVKRA, from the coding sequence ATGGCAGGGGCAGGGAATAAGTATCAGATCGATATGTGCCGCGGGCCGCTGTTCGGGAAGATCGTGCTCTTTTCCGTCCCGCTGATGTTGTCCGGAATTCTGCAGCTGCTGTTCAATGCGGCTGATCTGGTCGTGATCGGCCGGTTCGCGCCCCACGAGGCGATCGCCGCAGTGGGGGCGACCTCCTCCCTGACCGGGCTGATCATCAATGTGTTCATCGGCCTCTCCATCGGAACCAACGTCCTGGTTGCAAACTATTACGGCGCGAAGGAGCGGAGGAATGTGAGCCGCACGGTCCATACCGCCATTCTGACGGCGATCATCGGCGGCATTTTCCTGACCGGAGCGGGAGTCGTCCTGGCCAGGCCGCTCCTGACGCTGATGGGGACGCCGGACAACGTTCTCGACAAAGCCTGCCTCTACATGTGGGTTTACTTTTCCGGAATGCCGTTCATCATGCTGTACAACTTCGGCAGCGCCATCATGCGGGCTGTTGGCGATACGCGCCGCCCGCTGTATTTTCTGCTGTTCGCCGGAATCGTCAATGTCGCGCTGAATCTCTTTTTCGTCCTGGTGTTCCACATGGATGTCGCAGGAGTGGCGCTGGCGACGGTGATCGCGCAGGGAATCGCCGCCTGGCTGGTGCTGCGGTGTCTCGGGCAGGCGAGGGACGCCTGCCGGTTGAGGCGACGCAATCTGCGGATCGACCCGGTCATCCTGAAACGCATGCTGTGGATCGGCCTGCCTGCCGGTATTCAGGGAATGTTTTTTTCGATTTCGAACATTACGATCCAGTCCTCGGTCAACTCCTTCGGCTCCCTGGCGATGGCGGGCAACACGGCGACCTCCAGCCTGGAGGGGTTCGTCTACATCGGGTCGAACGCTTTTCACCAGACCGTGGTCAGCTTCGTCGGCCAGAACCTCGGCGGCGGCCGGTATGACCGGATTCGCAGAAGCATTCTTTACTGCATGGCTTGTTCGAGCGTCGTCTGTTTGGTGATGGGGTTCGGATTCCTGCTCGACGGCCGGCGCCTGCTCGCCGTCTACAATTCGAATCCGGAAGTGATCGCATGGGGGATGCTGCGGATGAAGGTTCTCTTCACGACCTATTTCCTGTGCGGCATGATGGATGTGGTGAGCGGGGCGCTGCGGGGACTCGGACACTCCGTGATGCCGGCCGTCATCACGTTGATCGGAGTCTGCGTGCTGCGGGTGGTCTGGGTATGCACTGTTTTTCCGCTGCACCCGACCATGGGGAATCTCATGCTCTCTTATCCGATCACGTGGGCGGTGACGGCTGCCGCCAACGGTCTCTATCTCTACTGGGTGTGCCGGAGGCTCTCCCGTCCCGAATACGGAGTCGTGAAGCGCGCCTGA
- the ispF gene encoding 2-C-methyl-D-erythritol 2,4-cyclodiphosphate synthase encodes MIRIGQGYDVHRLTEGRKLILCGVPVPHPTGLYGHSDADVAVHALIDAILGALALGDIGRFFPDTDPAYKDADSLKLLGAVMRDPRLADWRIGNIDLTIVAQKPKLLDYNLAMRTNLARVLTVPLDRVSVKATTTEKLGFEGREEGISAMCVALLER; translated from the coding sequence ATGATTCGGATCGGACAAGGCTACGACGTTCACCGGCTGACGGAAGGGCGCAAACTCATTCTCTGCGGCGTGCCGGTGCCGCATCCGACCGGGCTGTACGGGCACAGCGACGCCGACGTCGCAGTCCATGCGCTCATCGACGCAATCCTCGGTGCGCTGGCGCTCGGCGACATCGGCCGTTTTTTTCCGGACACCGACCCCGCCTACAAGGATGCCGACAGCCTGAAACTGCTCGGCGCCGTCATGCGGGACCCGCGCCTGGCGGACTGGCGCATCGGCAACATCGATCTGACCATCGTCGCCCAGAAGCCGAAGCTGCTCGACTACAACCTCGCCATGCGGACGAATCTCGCGCGGGTGCTGACCGTGCCGCTCGACCGGGTATCGGTCAAGGCGACGACGACGGAGAAACTCGGCTTCGAGGGGCGGGAAGAGGGCATCAGCGCCATGTGCGTCGCTCTGCTCGAACGCTGA
- a CDS encoding class II fructose-bisphosphate aldolase, which produces MSLVTMRELLPAARKQRRAVGAFNVANYETAAAVVRAAEKERSPVIIQLYMRLFNSDKAYDLAGMLIRMAGRSSQPVALHLDHGDSVTQVENALKWGYTSVMFDGSRLPYDENVRLTRHCAELAKAAGASIEGEIGHVAMGDDTALTEPEEAEAFASAAGVDALAVSIGTAHGYYRSEPKLDIARCRAIAERLPDVPLVLHGGSGTPLSEIRKAIGNGIAKINVATEFQHTFLKSAGTSLAALDGKFVPVDKFMEPVIDDCAAYIARLIRFFAGR; this is translated from the coding sequence ATGTCGCTTGTCACCATGCGGGAGCTGCTGCCCGCCGCCAGAAAGCAGAGGCGCGCCGTCGGCGCATTCAACGTGGCGAACTACGAGACCGCTGCCGCTGTCGTCCGGGCTGCGGAGAAGGAGAGGTCGCCGGTCATCATCCAGCTCTACATGCGGCTCTTCAATTCCGACAAGGCGTATGACCTGGCAGGAATGCTGATCCGCATGGCCGGACGGTCGAGCCAGCCCGTCGCGCTGCACCTCGATCACGGCGACTCCGTCACGCAGGTCGAAAATGCGCTGAAATGGGGATACACCTCCGTCATGTTCGACGGTTCGCGGCTGCCGTATGACGAAAACGTCCGGCTGACCCGCCATTGCGCGGAACTCGCGAAAGCCGCCGGAGCGTCGATCGAGGGCGAGATCGGGCACGTTGCCATGGGCGACGATACCGCCCTGACCGAACCGGAAGAGGCCGAAGCGTTCGCCTCGGCCGCCGGAGTCGACGCGCTGGCCGTCTCCATCGGGACCGCCCACGGCTATTACAGGAGCGAACCGAAGCTCGACATCGCCCGCTGCCGGGCCATCGCCGAACGGCTGCCGGATGTGCCGCTCGTGCTGCACGGCGGTTCCGGAACTCCGCTCAGCGAGATTCGCAAGGCGATCGGGAACGGCATTGCGAAGATCAACGTCGCCACCGAGTTTCAGCACACATTCCTGAAGTCGGCCGGAACGAGTCTTGCCGCCCTTGACGGGAAATTCGTTCCGGTTGACAAATTCATGGAGCCGGTCATCGATGACTGCGCCGCTTACATTGCCCGGCTGATCCGCTTCTTCGCCGGACGGTGA
- a CDS encoding type II secretion system protein has protein sequence MKCVRKFTLIELLTVVAIVTVLAGMLIPVLFGARAAARQIKCTGNLKSFTQAGALYAESFSDYWIPPANPAWYDRIEFRRLVGASVKPKNSLENAESAFPAGMLCPESSAVRFNRPFAYFSYGVTLDNLSEENYRRYAFRLPRIRKPSGAAAWFDAVGVYATTNSNCFTEQENEIPNGRIIYRHRKMLNAGFFDGHVASLSPGIVAKHWDSRLSQFNRYFYEGN, from the coding sequence GTGAAGTGCGTAAGGAAATTCACGCTGATTGAACTTCTGACCGTGGTGGCGATCGTGACGGTTCTGGCCGGCATGCTGATTCCCGTTCTTTTCGGTGCGCGGGCCGCTGCCCGGCAGATCAAATGCACCGGCAACCTGAAAAGCTTCACCCAGGCCGGCGCCCTCTATGCCGAAAGTTTTTCGGATTACTGGATTCCTCCGGCGAATCCGGCATGGTACGACCGGATTGAGTTCCGGCGGCTGGTCGGGGCGTCCGTCAAGCCGAAGAACAGTCTGGAGAACGCCGAGTCCGCGTTTCCGGCCGGAATGCTCTGTCCCGAGTCGTCCGCCGTGCGGTTCAACCGGCCGTTCGCTTATTTTTCGTACGGCGTGACGCTGGACAATCTCTCCGAGGAGAATTACCGGCGGTACGCTTTCCGCCTGCCGCGCATCCGAAAGCCGTCCGGGGCGGCTGCGTGGTTCGACGCCGTCGGCGTTTATGCGACGACGAATTCGAATTGCTTCACCGAGCAGGAGAATGAGATCCCGAACGGCCGGATCATCTACCGCCACCGCAAAATGCTGAATGCCGGCTTCTTCGACGGTCACGTCGCCTCCCTGTCTCCGGGGATTGTCGCGAAGCACTGGGACAGCCGGCTGTCTCAGTTCAACCGCTATTTTTACGAGGGCAACTGA